From the genome of Lentilactobacillus buchneri, one region includes:
- a CDS encoding LacI family DNA-binding transcriptional regulator, producing MVTIRDIARRLGLSVSTVSRALNDNKRISLKTRRSVKKTADLMGYQPNYNAKNLTNREANTVGVVFPVNNRVVENIFYVGILRGINAQLNSRNYVLSIAIGDSTEQVIENVKSMITRAQIKHFILLYSHQNDPVIEMLQKENVDFVTIGKPAAGQDWLYVDNDNVQAGFDGTNYLIDHYQCQNPIFVQTHNGWPYEIDRRKGYLAAMKQAGKSPVVLSTQENDELEDQFIRDNPQMDGIVAIDDYSGLQMYHRFKMINPNKNVEVLGYNNSLPSELTDQHFHSVDIHPDEMGQSAVKLLLDKPAEDEQVIDHIIVGHEIL from the coding sequence ATGGTTACAATCCGAGACATTGCCAGACGGCTGGGCTTATCGGTTTCCACCGTGTCACGGGCACTCAATGATAATAAACGCATCAGTCTCAAGACTCGCCGCAGCGTCAAGAAAACGGCGGATTTGATGGGGTATCAGCCCAACTATAACGCTAAGAATCTGACCAATCGTGAAGCCAATACCGTCGGCGTCGTCTTCCCAGTTAATAACCGGGTTGTCGAAAATATTTTTTACGTTGGTATTTTGCGGGGGATTAACGCGCAGCTCAACAGCCGCAATTACGTCCTATCAATCGCGATTGGAGACAGTACTGAACAGGTAATCGAGAATGTTAAATCAATGATTACCCGCGCCCAAATCAAACATTTTATCCTGCTATACTCCCACCAAAATGACCCAGTCATCGAAATGCTGCAAAAAGAAAACGTTGATTTTGTGACAATTGGTAAACCGGCGGCCGGACAAGATTGGCTGTATGTCGATAACGATAACGTCCAGGCCGGATTTGACGGCACCAACTACTTAATTGATCACTATCAGTGCCAGAATCCAATTTTTGTCCAAACCCATAACGGTTGGCCGTATGAAATTGATCGGCGCAAGGGTTACCTGGCAGCGATGAAGCAGGCCGGCAAATCGCCTGTCGTGCTGTCAACTCAAGAGAATGATGAATTAGAAGATCAGTTCATTCGCGACAATCCGCAGATGGATGGAATCGTCGCCATTGATGATTACAGTGGCCTGCAAATGTACCACCGTTTCAAAATGATTAATCCTAATAAAAACGTTGAAGTTCTTGGTTACAACAATTCACTACCAAGTGAACTCACCGATCAGCATTTCCATTCTGTTGATATTCATCCAGATGAAATGGGGCAGTCGGCAGTTAAGCTATTACTGGATAAACCAGCAGAGGATGAGCAGGTAATTGATCACATCATTGTTGGACATGAGATTCTGTAG
- a CDS encoding IS30-like element ISLpl1 family transposase has product MSSITYSERIKIETFCELGLSNIQMGVRLNRSPSTISYELSRCQPYQAELAQTDAEYKRSRCGRKTKLSDELKQKILNHLRLSWSPGMIAHEFKLATKSIYNWLNQGRIGFSLNDLPEHGVRQRRNVDQRSKYNQSLGRSIEQRPMIINQRNRIGDFELDTVVGPRGHSKAVLLTLIDRKSRFLWAYRLKDRTTATVNEALTKFLTTFNGPVHSFTVDRGTEFSGLVSLESQYGIKTYYCHAYTPAERGSNERFNRNLRYFYPKGTRFEHISAQDLTTTLLQINQRPLKILDWQTPYQVMLTNLSKNSD; this is encoded by the coding sequence TTGTCTAGTATAACCTATTCCGAACGAATTAAAATCGAAACCTTTTGTGAACTAGGGCTGTCCAATATCCAAATGGGCGTTCGGCTGAACCGATCACCGTCAACAATTTCTTATGAATTATCTCGATGTCAACCTTATCAGGCTGAATTAGCACAAACAGATGCCGAATACAAGCGATCACGATGTGGTCGGAAAACTAAGCTGAGCGATGAGTTAAAGCAAAAAATTCTCAACCATTTACGTCTAAGCTGGTCACCAGGAATGATTGCTCACGAATTTAAACTAGCTACTAAATCTATTTATAATTGGCTAAATCAGGGGAGAATTGGTTTCTCCTTGAATGATCTACCTGAACATGGCGTACGCCAACGGCGTAACGTTGACCAACGATCCAAATATAATCAATCTTTGGGGCGATCAATTGAACAGCGTCCCATGATCATTAATCAACGTAATCGCATCGGCGATTTTGAACTAGATACAGTCGTTGGTCCTCGTGGGCATAGTAAGGCAGTTTTATTAACTTTAATCGATCGAAAATCACGGTTCCTTTGGGCATACCGGTTAAAAGATCGGACGACAGCGACTGTTAATGAAGCACTAACTAAGTTCCTAACCACTTTTAATGGTCCGGTGCACAGCTTTACTGTGGACCGTGGCACTGAGTTTAGTGGGCTAGTATCACTTGAATCACAATATGGTATTAAGACCTATTACTGCCATGCTTATACTCCAGCTGAACGTGGTAGTAATGAACGCTTTAATCGGAATTTACGTTATTTTTATCCTAAAGGGACTCGTTTTGAGCACATTAGTGCTCAAGATTTAACGACGACGTTACTCCAAATTAACCAGCGACCGCTTAAAATACTCGACTGGCAAACACCGTATCAGGTTATGCTGACAAATTTGTCCAAAAATTCGGATTAA
- a CDS encoding MFS transporter: MEKTKGISRQLITAGWTSFFSEIGSSTFMFSVSLLLLHTYHNAGVFTLVQLLEPGIILLFNPFIGVYVDQHKKKNIALTSQLGLVITFVILSAWINKAIKSPLFLVYLTICLFIILISTQSRKVSYQAAVISMMPRGSVNKMVSVQQTCTLSATLIAPFIGSLLYSTLGFKSSVFFEGVTEIIVLLGIFLIKFELYATGNHTFQGTQKNILSQLASGLTIIKVHRNLLLVVLLSSFINFFFAAINIGLPITVIESKNMGSFSLAVIEVGLSIGMLSGGITSGFMKSVNITVIGFRLAIIGILVVAMGVFFLSNVLIIILIGITTLCFFVGLLIVRINIPMSSYVKESVPLDYQGRVNSTVDALSSLMSPFGIITFGFLFAHTWNPTIYLLSGLFILFISIGFSHKISKGD, encoded by the coding sequence ATGGAAAAAACAAAAGGTATTTCAAGACAACTAATAACGGCAGGATGGACGTCTTTTTTTTCCGAAATCGGTTCATCCACGTTTATGTTTTCTGTAAGTTTGCTTTTATTACATACATACCACAATGCAGGAGTATTTACCTTGGTTCAACTTTTAGAGCCAGGCATCATTCTGTTGTTCAATCCCTTTATTGGAGTTTACGTTGATCAGCACAAAAAGAAAAATATTGCATTAACAAGCCAGTTGGGATTAGTTATTACTTTCGTCATTCTTTCCGCTTGGATTAATAAAGCAATAAAGTCACCTCTGTTTCTTGTGTATTTAACCATATGCCTTTTTATTATTCTCATATCTACTCAATCACGAAAAGTAAGTTATCAGGCAGCAGTTATCTCTATGATGCCCAGAGGCTCAGTAAATAAAATGGTGTCAGTCCAACAAACCTGTACCCTCTCAGCAACATTGATTGCTCCATTTATTGGCTCACTGTTATATTCAACTCTCGGTTTTAAATCCTCAGTATTTTTTGAGGGAGTTACAGAAATTATCGTCTTACTTGGAATATTTTTGATAAAGTTTGAGCTTTATGCAACCGGTAATCACACTTTCCAAGGTACACAAAAAAACATACTTTCTCAACTAGCCTCAGGGCTAACAATAATCAAAGTTCACCGGAACTTGTTATTAGTAGTACTACTAAGCTCTTTTATAAACTTCTTCTTCGCAGCGATAAATATAGGGTTGCCCATCACCGTGATTGAATCTAAAAATATGGGGTCATTCTCACTTGCTGTTATTGAGGTTGGGTTATCAATCGGGATGTTGAGTGGTGGAATTACTTCAGGGTTCATGAAAAGTGTGAATATAACCGTTATTGGCTTTCGCTTAGCTATAATTGGAATACTTGTTGTTGCCATGGGCGTATTTTTCCTTAGTAATGTTCTTATAATTATCTTAATTGGAATAACTACCCTTTGTTTTTTTGTTGGTTTATTGATAGTACGTATAAATATTCCTATGAGTAGTTATGTGAAGGAATCTGTTCCGCTAGACTATCAGGGAAGAGTAAATTCAACCGTTGACGCTTTGTCATCCTTAATGTCCCCCTTTGGAATTATCACGTTTGGATTCCTTTTTGCTCATACATGGAATCCCACTATTTATCTGCTAAGTGGCTTATTCATATTATTCATAAGCATAGGATTTTCACACAAAATATCAAAAGGAGACTAG
- a CDS encoding glucose-6-phosphate isomerase, whose translation MAHISFDGSKLSKFVHDNELGEMQALVNAADNELRKGTGAGSDFRDWLTLPKDYDKEEFARIQAAAKKIQSDSKVLVVIGIGGSYLGAKMAVDFLNDTFFNYLPDDQRKFPQVMFAGNSLSSSYVYDLINLIGDRDFSVNVISKSGTTTEPSIAFRIFKERLIAKYGEEGAKERIYATTDKAHGALRKEADASGYETFIIPDGIGGRYSVLSPVGLLPIAVSGADIEQLMKGAADAADEYSDPDLTKNEAYQYAAYRNILYRKGFTTELLENYEPNMTYFAEWWKQLMGESEGKDQKGIYPSSANFTTDLHSLGQYIQEGLRNLMETVIKLDKPNHDVDIPKEKDNLDGLGYLEGRTMDYANTEAFHAVVLAHTDGNVPNMAVHIPDETPYTLGYLIYFFEVAVAISGYLNGINPFNQPGVEAYKQNMFALLGKPGFEEKGKELKKRI comes from the coding sequence ATGGCTCATATTTCTTTTGATGGCTCAAAATTATCAAAGTTCGTTCACGACAACGAACTCGGTGAAATGCAGGCATTAGTGAATGCTGCGGACAATGAATTACGCAAAGGCACTGGTGCCGGCAGCGATTTCCGTGACTGGCTGACTCTGCCAAAGGATTACGACAAAGAAGAATTTGCCCGCATCCAGGCAGCTGCTAAAAAGATTCAGTCAGACTCCAAAGTCTTGGTTGTCATCGGGATCGGTGGTTCATACCTCGGTGCCAAGATGGCCGTTGACTTCTTGAATGATACTTTCTTCAATTATTTGCCAGATGACCAGCGCAAATTCCCACAAGTGATGTTTGCAGGTAATTCATTGAGCTCCTCATACGTTTATGATCTGATTAACTTGATCGGCGACCGTGACTTCTCAGTGAACGTCATCTCTAAATCAGGTACGACCACTGAACCTTCAATTGCATTTCGAATCTTCAAGGAACGTCTCATCGCCAAATATGGTGAAGAAGGCGCTAAAGAACGGATCTACGCTACAACTGACAAAGCTCACGGTGCTTTACGCAAAGAAGCTGACGCCAGTGGTTATGAAACCTTTATCATCCCCGATGGTATCGGCGGCCGTTACTCAGTCTTGAGCCCAGTTGGCCTGCTGCCAATCGCTGTTTCCGGTGCTGACATTGAACAGTTGATGAAAGGTGCCGCAGATGCTGCCGATGAATACAGCGATCCTGATTTGACCAAGAACGAGGCTTACCAGTACGCTGCCTACCGAAACATCTTGTACCGAAAAGGCTTCACCACTGAATTATTGGAAAACTACGAACCAAACATGACCTACTTCGCCGAATGGTGGAAGCAATTGATGGGTGAGTCCGAAGGTAAAGACCAAAAGGGAATTTACCCATCATCTGCCAACTTCACAACCGACCTGCATTCCCTAGGTCAATACATCCAAGAAGGCTTGCGAAACCTCATGGAAACGGTTATCAAGTTGGATAAGCCAAACCACGACGTTGACATCCCTAAAGAAAAAGACAACTTGGATGGCTTAGGCTATCTTGAAGGCCGCACGATGGACTATGCCAACACCGAAGCCTTCCATGCGGTAGTCCTCGCCCACACAGATGGTAACGTGCCGAACATGGCCGTTCACATCCCGGACGAAACACCATACACATTGGGATATTTGATCTACTTCTTCGAGGTTGCGGTTGCCATTTCCGGTTACTTAAACGGTATCAACCCATTCAATCAACCAGGTGTTGAAGCATACAAGCAGAATATGTTTGCATTACTTGGCAAACCTGGGTTTGAAGAAAAGGGTAAGGAACTTAAGAAGCGCATCTAA
- a CDS encoding VOC family protein produces the protein MAIKDDITGIQHVGIPSVDLDKTIAFYESLGFEQAGLFHNGENRCAFMRFGNLTIETWEGDPTARKAGAINHISLNTPDVEKAFADAKAQGLRMVNDEIQSIPSFWDKGIKFFNILGPNEETIEFCQIL, from the coding sequence ATGGCAATTAAAGATGATATTACAGGAATTCAACACGTTGGAATTCCATCCGTTGATTTGGACAAAACAATCGCATTTTATGAATCACTTGGCTTTGAACAAGCCGGCTTATTCCATAACGGTGAGAACCGCTGCGCATTCATGCGTTTTGGCAACTTAACCATTGAAACTTGGGAAGGCGATCCAACTGCTCGTAAAGCTGGTGCAATCAACCATATTTCACTGAATACACCAGATGTTGAAAAAGCTTTCGCTGATGCCAAAGCTCAGGGATTACGCATGGTGAATGATGAAATTCAATCCATTCCTTCATTCTGGGATAAGGGAATTAAATTCTTCAACATCCTTGGCCCTAACGAAGAAACAATCGAGTTCTGCCAAATCCTGTAG
- a CDS encoding zinc-dependent alcohol dehydrogenase family protein, translating to MKALVFTGKQHMEIQDIDKPEVKPNEVRVDTAYAGVCGTDHALYNGLPGSADAVPPIVFGHENSGVISEVGSDVDGFKVGDRVTVDPNIYCGKCFYCHTGRPELCDNLSAVGVTRNGGLEESFTAPATNVYPIPDNVSLKDAAVIEPISCAVHGIDLLKLTPYQKALVIGDGFMGQLFAQILQSYGVHQVDLAGIIDEKLDLNREKLGVTNTYNTTRDQIPSDYDVVIEAVGLPQTQQQAVEATRKGAQVLMFGVGKPDAHFEMNTYEIYQKQLTVQGSFINPNAFEDSIALLQSGDLNVDAIISNVFDLDEVEPFLQGKTKGVSKAVVKVGD from the coding sequence ATGAAAGCACTCGTATTTACTGGAAAACAACACATGGAAATTCAAGACATTGACAAGCCAGAAGTAAAGCCTAACGAAGTTCGTGTTGACACTGCTTATGCTGGTGTTTGTGGAACCGACCACGCCCTTTATAACGGCCTTCCAGGTTCAGCAGATGCTGTTCCTCCAATCGTCTTTGGTCATGAAAACTCAGGTGTCATTTCAGAAGTTGGCTCAGATGTTGACGGCTTCAAAGTTGGCGATCGAGTAACTGTTGACCCTAACATCTATTGTGGCAAATGTTTCTACTGCCACACTGGTCGTCCAGAACTTTGTGACAACCTCTCAGCCGTTGGTGTAACTCGTAATGGTGGCCTTGAAGAATCCTTTACTGCTCCTGCCACAAACGTTTACCCTATTCCTGATAACGTTTCATTGAAAGATGCAGCCGTTATCGAACCCATCTCATGTGCCGTTCATGGTATCGACTTGCTTAAGTTAACACCATACCAAAAAGCTTTGGTTATCGGTGATGGCTTCATGGGTCAATTATTCGCTCAAATTCTTCAGTCTTATGGTGTCCACCAAGTTGACTTGGCCGGAATTATCGACGAAAAATTGGATTTGAACCGTGAAAAATTAGGTGTTACCAACACTTACAACACCACTCGTGACCAGATTCCTTCAGATTACGACGTTGTTATTGAAGCCGTTGGATTACCACAAACTCAACAACAAGCTGTTGAAGCTACTCGTAAGGGTGCTCAAGTATTGATGTTTGGTGTTGGTAAGCCAGATGCTCATTTCGAAATGAACACTTACGAAATTTACCAAAAGCAATTAACTGTTCAAGGTTCATTCATCAACCCTAACGCATTCGAAGACTCAATCGCCCTTCTCCAAAGCGGTGACTTGAACGTTGATGCCATCATCAGCAACGTCTTCGACTTGGACGAAGTTGAACCATTCTTGCAAGGAAAGACTAAAGGCGTTTCAAAGGCAGTTGTTAAAGTAGGTGACTAG
- the scrK gene encoding fructokinase ScrK — translation MLLGSVEAGGTKFVCAVGNEDYRILDRTQFPTTTPKETLQKTVDYFKQFKDLKAISISSFGPIELRKNSPKYGYITNTPKKGWANTDFVGRIKEDFDIPISWTTDVNGSAYGEYVMATLFNEKINSLVYYTIGTGVGAGAIINGNFVGDIGHPEMGHVRLKRHPDDLNFKGICPYHGDCLEGLVSGPTFEPRTGKKGQDVPLSDHTWDIMAFYVAQAAIQVTLMMRPAKIVFGGGVVSEEFLKKVREQFNELMNNYVDVGDLDKYIVMPLVKDNGSATVGDFALALKEYNK, via the coding sequence ATGTTGTTAGGTAGTGTTGAAGCCGGTGGTACAAAGTTTGTATGTGCTGTTGGTAACGAAGATTATCGCATCTTGGATCGGACACAATTTCCAACGACTACGCCAAAAGAGACCTTGCAAAAGACTGTTGATTATTTCAAGCAGTTCAAGGATCTCAAGGCAATCTCAATTTCTTCCTTTGGACCAATTGAGCTCCGTAAGAACTCGCCTAAGTATGGGTACATTACAAATACCCCGAAAAAAGGCTGGGCCAATACGGATTTTGTAGGTCGAATTAAAGAAGATTTTGATATCCCGATTAGTTGGACAACCGATGTTAACGGGTCCGCTTATGGCGAATACGTCATGGCAACGCTGTTCAACGAAAAGATCAATTCGCTGGTCTATTACACGATTGGTACCGGGGTTGGTGCTGGTGCAATTATCAACGGTAACTTCGTTGGCGACATCGGACATCCTGAAATGGGACATGTTCGATTGAAACGTCATCCAGACGACCTGAATTTCAAGGGGATCTGTCCTTACCATGGCGATTGTTTGGAAGGCTTGGTTTCCGGACCAACGTTCGAACCAAGAACCGGTAAGAAAGGCCAAGATGTTCCACTTTCAGACCACACATGGGATATCATGGCATTCTACGTAGCCCAAGCCGCAATTCAAGTCACTTTGATGATGCGTCCAGCCAAGATTGTCTTTGGCGGTGGCGTTGTCAGCGAAGAATTCTTGAAGAAGGTTCGCGAGCAGTTTAATGAGTTGATGAATAACTACGTTGACGTTGGCGATCTCGATAAATACATCGTGATGCCATTGGTCAAGGATAATGGTTCAGCAACCGTCGGGGATTTTGCTTTAGCTTTGAAAGAATACAACAAGTAA
- a CDS encoding SLC45 family MFS transporter — MDEQSSAAATKKSGLPKLPASTIWMINFGFLGVQIAFTLQSSQMSRIFQTIGADPNKLGWFFILPPLAGLIVQPIIGYYSDRTWAPKLGGRRLPYLALGTLIAIIVMCLLPNSGSFGFGYASITALVFGAVTVALLDVSSNIAMQPFKMMVGDMVNDDQKSYAYGIQSFLSNGGAVIAAIFPFIFTAFGVANTAEKGVVPQSVVISFYVGAAILLLTSLLTIFKVHEYDPKTYAKYHGITEEANTTGGNWWSLLKKAPKVFWTVTLVQFFCWIAFQYLWTYSAGAIASNVWNTTNAASAGYQAAGNWYGVLAAVQSIAAVIWSYVLAKMPNNHHKLGYSISLALGAVGFISVFFIHTQYILILSFILVGMAWASMNTYPLTMVTNALSGEHMGTYLGLFNGSICLPQIVASLASFGLFPLLGNAQPNMFLLAGIIMALGAASVGFIKETYKA, encoded by the coding sequence ATGGATGAACAAAGTAGCGCAGCTGCAACCAAGAAGTCTGGTTTGCCTAAACTTCCTGCCAGTACCATTTGGATGATTAACTTTGGCTTCTTGGGTGTGCAGATTGCCTTTACCCTGCAGAGCTCACAGATGAGCCGGATCTTCCAAACGATTGGGGCAGATCCCAACAAGTTGGGTTGGTTCTTTATTTTGCCACCACTTGCCGGTTTAATCGTTCAACCGATTATTGGTTATTATTCAGATCGAACCTGGGCACCTAAGCTTGGCGGCCGCCGCCTGCCTTACCTGGCTCTGGGAACGTTAATTGCCATCATCGTCATGTGTCTGTTGCCTAACTCGGGGAGTTTTGGTTTCGGGTACGCATCGATTACGGCCTTGGTATTTGGGGCGGTAACCGTTGCCCTGTTGGATGTTTCGTCTAACATCGCCATGCAGCCATTTAAGATGATGGTCGGCGATATGGTCAATGATGACCAAAAGAGTTACGCATACGGGATTCAAAGTTTCTTGTCAAACGGTGGTGCGGTGATCGCAGCTATTTTCCCGTTCATCTTTACCGCATTTGGTGTTGCCAACACGGCTGAAAAGGGTGTCGTTCCCCAATCAGTTGTCATTTCCTTCTATGTTGGTGCCGCAATTCTGTTACTGACAAGTTTGCTGACGATTTTCAAGGTTCATGAATATGATCCTAAGACTTACGCCAAATATCACGGAATTACTGAAGAAGCCAACACAACCGGTGGTAACTGGTGGTCATTGCTGAAAAAGGCCCCTAAAGTCTTTTGGACTGTTACCTTAGTTCAATTCTTCTGCTGGATTGCCTTTCAATACCTCTGGACCTACTCAGCCGGTGCGATTGCCAGCAACGTTTGGAACACCACTAATGCCGCTTCCGCAGGCTACCAAGCTGCCGGTAACTGGTACGGTGTCTTAGCTGCCGTTCAATCAATCGCTGCGGTTATCTGGTCATATGTCTTGGCCAAAATGCCAAACAATCACCACAAGTTGGGCTACTCAATCAGTTTGGCCCTTGGTGCAGTTGGATTTATCTCCGTATTCTTCATTCACACTCAATACATTTTGATTCTGTCATTCATCTTAGTTGGAATGGCTTGGGCATCGATGAATACCTACCCATTAACCATGGTTACCAACGCCTTGTCTGGTGAACATATGGGGACTTATCTTGGATTATTCAACGGTTCAATCTGCCTGCCACAAATTGTTGCCTCACTTGCCAGCTTCGGCTTATTCCCATTATTGGGTAACGCACAGCCTAACATGTTCCTGTTAGCCGGGATCATCATGGCCCTCGGTGCAGCCTCAGTTGGATTCATTAAAGAAACTTACAAAGCTTAG
- a CDS encoding glycoside hydrolase family 65 protein encodes MKRTFEVAPWNIVTHDFDPEDKRLQESMTSLGNGYMGMRGFFEEDYSGDTLNGIYLGGVWYPDKTRVGWWKNGYPDYFGKVVNAVNFIKMHVKINGEVIDLAKDQFSDFELNLDMKKALLTRSFTVTKGDAKVAVKFERFLSVAQQELSVQRVTVQNVGSTKVDLVIDSAIDGDVKNEDANYDERFWEVLSTEQGTDSGNVLAETTPNPFGTPRFTSGMEMRNVTDLTAEKVAQPGEKEVVNEFSGALAPNESAQLEKRVIVVTSRDYDTQAALTDAMHQLSDQVAGQSYDDLLAAHEQVWADRWNKSDIVIDGDTEAQQGIRFNLFQLFSTYYGEDSRLNIGPKGFTGEKYGGATYWDTEAFAVPVYLGITDPKVTRNLLMYRYKQLDGAYHNAKQQGLKGALFPMVTFDGIECHNEWEITFEEIHRNGDIAFAIYNYTRYTGDTSYVLHEGSKVLTEISRFWADRVHYSQRNQNYMIHGVTGPDEYENNVDNNWYTNLLAQWTLKYTLEILKEVSPEQAKQLNVSEDEKKHWQDIVDNMYLPYDKDLNIFVQHDGFLDKDLKPVSEIPADQLPLNQNWSWDKILRSPYIKQGDVLQGIWDFVDDFTPEQKKSNFDFYEQYTVHESSLSPAIYSVLAADLHYEDKAVELYERTARLDLDNYNNDTVDGLHITAMTGGWIAVVQGFAGMRVRDGKLHYAPFLPKKWSHYSFRQVFRDRLIEVDVDQDGSHFKLIDGEPITIDVAGKAVELTK; translated from the coding sequence ATGAAAAGAACTTTTGAAGTCGCTCCTTGGAATATTGTGACCCACGACTTTGACCCGGAAGACAAACGACTCCAGGAATCCATGACCAGCTTGGGAAATGGATACATGGGGATGCGTGGCTTCTTCGAAGAAGATTACAGCGGTGACACTCTCAACGGGATTTACCTCGGTGGTGTCTGGTATCCGGACAAGACCCGGGTTGGCTGGTGGAAGAACGGTTATCCTGATTACTTCGGCAAAGTTGTCAACGCCGTCAATTTCATTAAAATGCACGTTAAGATTAATGGTGAAGTCATTGACTTGGCGAAAGATCAGTTTAGCGATTTCGAACTCAATCTCGATATGAAAAAGGCTCTGTTAACCCGCTCATTTACGGTGACCAAAGGTGATGCCAAAGTGGCAGTCAAATTTGAACGTTTCTTGAGTGTTGCCCAGCAGGAACTGTCCGTTCAGCGGGTGACTGTTCAAAATGTTGGCTCAACTAAAGTGGACCTCGTGATCGATTCAGCGATCGATGGCGACGTTAAGAACGAGGATGCCAACTACGACGAACGTTTTTGGGAAGTGCTCTCAACTGAGCAGGGAACTGATTCGGGCAACGTCTTAGCCGAAACGACCCCTAATCCATTTGGGACGCCGCGGTTCACTTCAGGAATGGAAATGCGCAACGTCACTGACTTGACTGCTGAAAAAGTGGCTCAACCTGGTGAAAAAGAAGTGGTCAACGAATTCTCCGGTGCTTTAGCGCCCAACGAATCCGCTCAACTTGAAAAACGCGTCATCGTTGTGACCTCACGGGATTACGACACTCAAGCCGCTTTAACCGATGCCATGCATCAATTAAGTGACCAAGTTGCCGGCCAATCATACGATGATTTGCTCGCTGCTCACGAGCAGGTCTGGGCCGACCGCTGGAACAAATCCGATATCGTCATTGATGGTGATACCGAAGCCCAGCAAGGAATTCGGTTCAACTTATTCCAACTGTTCTCAACCTATTATGGCGAAGATTCACGCTTGAACATCGGCCCGAAAGGCTTCACTGGTGAGAAGTACGGTGGTGCGACCTACTGGGATACCGAGGCTTTCGCAGTGCCCGTCTACTTGGGCATTACCGATCCCAAAGTAACCCGCAACCTCTTGATGTATCGTTACAAGCAATTGGACGGTGCGTACCATAACGCCAAGCAACAGGGGTTGAAGGGCGCCTTGTTCCCAATGGTGACTTTCGATGGGATCGAGTGTCATAACGAATGGGAAATTACTTTTGAAGAAATTCACCGAAATGGTGATATCGCCTTTGCCATCTATAATTACACCCGCTACACTGGCGATACGTCGTATGTTCTCCATGAAGGCTCAAAAGTTTTGACCGAGATTTCTCGTTTCTGGGCCGATCGGGTTCACTACAGTCAACGGAACCAGAATTACATGATTCATGGTGTGACTGGCCCCGACGAGTATGAGAACAACGTTGACAACAACTGGTATACCAATCTGTTGGCTCAGTGGACGTTAAAATACACCTTGGAAATTCTCAAGGAAGTTTCTCCCGAACAAGCCAAACAATTAAATGTCAGTGAAGATGAAAAGAAACATTGGCAAGACATTGTCGACAATATGTATCTGCCTTATGACAAGGATCTCAACATCTTTGTTCAACACGACGGCTTCCTCGACAAGGACCTCAAGCCGGTTTCAGAAATTCCCGCAGATCAATTACCATTGAACCAGAACTGGTCATGGGACAAGATTTTGCGTTCACCTTACATCAAGCAGGGTGACGTGCTTCAAGGAATCTGGGACTTCGTTGATGATTTCACACCAGAACAGAAGAAGTCCAACTTTGACTTCTATGAACAATACACGGTTCATGAGTCAAGTCTGTCACCTGCGATTTATTCTGTATTGGCAGCCGATCTTCACTATGAAGACAAAGCGGTTGAACTTTACGAACGAACTGCCCGGCTGGATTTGGACAACTACAATAACGATACCGTTGACGGCCTGCACATTACGGCCATGACCGGTGGCTGGATTGCCGTTGTCCAAGGCTTTGCCGGCATGCGTGTTCGCGATGGCAAGTTGCATTATGCACCATTCCTGCCGAAGAAATGGTCACACTACTCATTTAGACAAGTCTTCCGTGATCGTTTAATTGAAGTCGACGTTGATCAGGATGGTTCCCACTTCAAGTTAATTGATGGCGAGCCGATTACGATTGATGTCGCCGGTAAGGCGGTTGAATTGACAAAATAA